The following nucleotide sequence is from Podospora bellae-mahoneyi strain CBS 112042 chromosome 1 map unlocalized CBS112042p_1, whole genome shotgun sequence.
gagctggtggaggagatcgAGGAGCCAGTCGCCGAGGAACCGGATGACCAGGTTGACGAAGAAACCGCCCTGcttcaggaggaggaaagacaACATCGCGCCGATGTCATCGAGGGTCTCCAGAACGTGCTCGGCTCGGCCAAGGCGGACAAGCAAGCGAAACGCGAGGAGCGCAAGAATGAGATCTCGGGTGTCTGGGGTGTCATGCACCCCTACACGTCTTGGGAGCAGATCAAGTCCCCTTGGTTTATTTTGATCTGCGCTTTTACTGGTATGCTGCTGCTTTATCTGATCCTCGACGTGCGTCTAATGTTTGGTTGTTCACAGTTATCCAAATGACCCGCATCAACTACTTCGTTGCCACAATTCGCGCCCAGTACGAAGCCATCTTTGGCTCTATCGAAAAAGCGGCCGAAATCAACGAATTCTTCGACCTCGCTCTCCCCATCGGCGGTATTCTCAGCATTCCCTTCATTGGTATGATTCTCGACCACACCAGCACCGTTACCGTGCTTGCCTGCCTCGTCACATGCGCCACCACGATCGGCGTCCTGGGTATCATCCCGCAGACATGGGCTGCGTACGGAAATATTTGCCTGTTTGTTCTTTACCGTCCCTTTTATTACACAGCGGTGTCGGACTACAGCGCCAAGGTGTTTGGATTCAGGACGTTTGGCAAGGTTTACGGTACGATTATCTGCCTATCTGGCGTCTTCAACTTCTCGCAGTCTGGGTTGGATTTCTTGTTTCACCAAACCTTCAAGGGCAATCCTCTTCCGGTGAAtgtgatgttgttgagtttggggttggcaGTTGGTCTCGGGCTGGTAGGCTTCGTGGCTATCAAGGCAAAGATGatcaagaggaagatgctTTCAGAGGAGGCATACGGTGCGTTCAGTGACCCAAGGTGGAATCACTAGGGGAGGTCCAGCTTCAGCAAGAAGAGCAGGAGAAACAGATTGTCGCGGAGTTATCAGAATAGCGGGGGTGGTTTGTaaaaagaaacaagatgaatgttggaaaggaaaaggaaaaggaaaagggatTGGAGGACGATAATGGTGTTTTTGTGTGGCATGGACAAATCGGTTTGGATGATACCTGcatggtgggaggaggaacgcATGGGCACATGGCGATGGCGCACTAAGGATTTTTGGTTTAACGGGGCATTTATGTTGAGCATGAGTGGTAAGCAAAGCGTCGAATATTTAACATTTGCATATCGGACCTTTTCCCGCTTTCTCTCTCGTGATACCTTGAGTACGGGTCAGAGTTGCTGCTTGGACAAGACTATACCAGTGGGCGACACCTAACCTACCAAATTGGCGTGCACGACGTCATTTTAATTTTTTCGATGTCTATAAAACCTAGAAAACTATCGTTTCGACACCTGCTCGTGAACAAGACTGGCAACATATTGCGCAAGACCAATCGAAGACTCTCGTACAAGTATCTATCCAACCTGTTTCAAAAACCATCAACCATATTTCAAGATACCTCTTATGGACTACCTGTCTTCTGTTCCACTGGATTATCATTGTTCAAAAGCCTTCTGAAATCAGCTAGAAAGACGGCACGCTGCCTCAAAAAACCAGTCGCACGGTGTTGAAAGACACACCAGTGGTACGACATGGCCACCCGAGTACACTTGAACACGACCTATACTCTCGACCTGCCAACTCCCTGAATTCTTCTCCTCGTAATCTCACCCTCCAAACTACAACCAGACTAATCCTAGGtggcaaagaagaaaaaccCCTTCCTAAACagccatctccccctccactcccaacccctgctccttcaccctccgctccacctcatccccctccctctcccccctctcctccttcaacctctcctccacctcatccctCACCGGCCCCAAATCCGGCGGGATAATACTGCTCTGCACGCTCGGCGCGTGCTGCACAAACCTCAACTGCTCATGCACATGCGCCACAATGTCCCTCAGCCTCTTCTCCGTATTCTTGTTATTCCTCGGCTCACTCATACTCTGTTCCAGCGTCGGAAAAAGCGTCTCGTGCACAAAGTGCTGCCTCCACGGCGCATGCTGCGGGATCTCCGCCGGAATGTTCTGGTCGGCGCCAATCGCGATGGAGGTCTCGTACGCCCACGCCCTGGCCACGTTTCGGGGCGTGtacccccccccaccaaacaaAATCATGGGAATGCCTAGACTTTTGCAAAACCTCACGCAGGCCGCGTGACCCTCTACCTTCAGATTGAACCTACCAAGTCGGTCGCCCGCAAGAGAGTCGGCGCCGCACTGGAGGGCGATCGCACTCGGGCGGAACGTGGTGTTGACTTGCCCAATGATGGACTTGAACAGGTGCTCGTACTGCTCGTCTGTAATGCCGTCGTTGAGGGGGACGTTGATGGCGTGGTGAGCTCCGGGGTTGTGCTCGGATTTCGGACCGTTGTCGTTCAGCCCGCCGGTGCCGGGAAAAAAGACTTCGGGTTGGTATTTGTGGAACGAGACGGTCATGACGCGGTCGGTGCTGAAGAAGGCCTCTTCTACGCCGTCGCCGTGGTGGACGTCAATGTCGATGTATAACACGCGGGGGTAGAGCCGCAAgagctggaggatggcgaggacgaTGTCGTTGATGTAGCAGAACCCGGAGGCTTCGGACTTTTTGGCGTGGTGAAGGCCGCCGCCCCaggcgatggcgatgtcgGATTGTTTGTTGCAGATTTTGCGGGCGGCGTCTAGGGAGGTGCCGGCTGACATGGAGCAATAGTCGTAGAGGCCGTGGAAGAGGGGACAGTCGGAACCGCCGAGGTTGAACTTGACGTCCTTGTCGGGGTTATCCAGGTCTCGGGGTTGGTCCTCTGGGGCGGCCGTCGCGAGGTAGTCCAGATAATCGCTCGAGTGGAAAGAGTTGAGCTCTTCGTAGGTGGCGTGCCGGGTGTTGTAGTTGTCCATGGCGAAGGGCATGCCATAGGCTGTCACCAAGCTTTTGGTGAGAGTTAAACGCCAGGGCTTCATTGGGTGGGTTTGGCCAAAATGGTGCTTTTCCATCTCGGAGGTCGCGTGGTATGAGACCGTGTACCCTTTGGGTCTGACGATGTTGAACTCTTGGGCGGCGAGCTTCATTTTCTCAAAGTAGGCGGCGTTTTCGTGGTCGCTGGCCCTTCCGAGTGGGATCTCGAATTCCTCCACGACTGGATCCATGTCGATGTTGTGAGGGAGGTAATTTGTCTTTGGCGGACGCCAGCGGTACGAATCGACGTCCATCATTTcgaagtggtggtgagtttgTGTGAGATGGGACGAAAATCTCAGGTGAGTGAAGGGCTTGGGAACGAGCTTTCTTCGAAAGAAATACGGGCCCTGCCGCCGAGCTTCAAAAAATATACGGGCCTCGCCTCGGAACAAGCTGGAGCTCGACGTTGAGCAAGCTCTCAATGTACAAAAATTTCGACAAATATACTGACTTGTGATGAATGATAGCTCGCTGAGATGAAAACCGTCGCGTAAAATTCACCAGTACCGTCACGTAAATGATTCCAGCTGGTTATCGCTTctcgatggtgatgatgatgatgatgatgatgatgacgatcgTGATTTCTGCACCTGGGTATCCCACAACTATGATAGACAGTAAAAAGCCGCCTGTGTGAAGTGAGGAACTGTGTAGTGTAACAAGTTGATTGTGTTTTGAAAGACGGTGCTGAGCTGAGATCTTGAAAAGACCCTGGTGCCGGAAGCTGCCCATCTGCAATTGGTGGTTGCACCAGTCTGGCGTGGCGATCCCTTACCGTGGAAGAGGCTAACCGCTTTGGGCCTAGTCAACCGCAATCCGGCAGGGGCAGCCTTTCTCCATTTTTGACGATTAACTCCACAGCCGCCACACCAGAAACCTTTCCCTTTGGTGGACAGGGATCATATCAACTTGCATACAGTAACCTCCATCCACACGTAGCGACAAACACCACCGTGAAAAGGtccttttttcctttttcgaCAACAGGAAAAAGAGACAGTCGTGTTGTCTGGCTCCTGAGGTGAGCAAGCGGAATCTTTGCTCTTGACCCAAAACCCCAAGCTCTCCCCAAACAAGCCTCAAGAGCACCGAGGCACGCTGCGTCATTCTCGGCTTGGAGTCGTCCCACTCGCGACTCCACGCGTCTGCTCTCGCTTTTGCTCTCTTCCTTGCCCcagtctctctctctctctatcgATTTCATCTCACTCAATGCGCATTCGGAGTTTATAAGCGTTGATATACATccgcttttttttctttttttctctctcagtCTTTTCATTCGAGTTctctccttcaacagccAGACCTGCCCAAGAGTCGGTGTCAGGATTTCCCTAAATTTCGACTGCGCTATACCCTTCAACTTATCAGTCTTACTTTTCATACCGCCATATAAGCACACGCTGAACTCGCGTGAGTTAACACTCATCATGCCTAGAGACGATCTATCCATCGATTTCGTGCGCAAAATGCCACCAGTCGAGCAGCTTGACCCGGCACTGGTCCTGGATGAGTTTATCAACCGGGCTCAGAATCTTCCCGAGGAAGTTCGCTTTATGCAGGAGGAGCTTCGAGATAAGGAACTGCGGTATACGGCACTCAACAAGGAAAAGGACGAGCTGGATGAACGGTTACAGAAATGGATCAAGGCACATGGCAgccaccagcccaacccGAAGGAGGCAGAAATCCGCGCAAAGGCATTAAAGAACTATGACTTGCTTCAACAACTATCCGACGAAAAGCTCGCCCTCAGCGCCAAAGTACTACAGGCTATAGAGAAACACACCCGCCATCTCGACATACAAATCAAGATGTTGTATGACCGGAACGAGCCAGGATTTGCTGACCCGGATGAGCTGCCGTCTCTAATCCGCCCAAGCGCTGCCAATATCACAAACAGTCCCATTGTTCGCCCCCCAAGCGGCACCAACGGGTCTTCTCTCAACCACCTTGCAAACAGTGTATCACAATCTTCCATGCGTGGTTCCAACTCTCAGATTCGAAATACCCAGGCTCAACATCATGGCTCGGCTTCGGCCCCCGcaaccccagcagcaagcatgATCATGAATCGGCAAGCCCGCGAAGGGTCCGCCGGTCCTCCCAAACGTGGCCCCCGTCTCAACACAAgcatctccaacctcccaaccacatcctccgGCCTGGCCCGCCATTCCTCCCTCGGCCCCGGCACCCCAAAGGGCCACACAACCGCGGCAGGAAACCAACGAGCCGGCAGCGCCGGCCCCAGAGCCTCATCTAAGGCATCAGGCTCTGGAGTCGCCAACCGTAAAGCcggcaccccctccagcagctcGGGTCGCATCTCTGCCTCCCACAAAAAAGGCTCCTCCCTCGGTGGGAACGACCCCCGAAGCGGAACAGCCAACAAATCCGGCCTATCCCGCGTCAAGCGCGCAGCAAAgaactctccctcctccacagcggAAAGTGAACTCTCAGACGCGGAATCGGCCGTCAGCGGCGAGGAAAGTGATGCTGCCCCATCAAGAAACAGCACCGGCAACAACGCAAGGGGAACACCCTCTTTACCTCGTCAAAACTCGGGAAGCCACCAGTCTCTGGGTAATCAGCCCACAAGCAGCTCCACGAAGAACTCGCCTCACGCGGCTCACGTCCACaaggctggcggcggcgggccgGGGAATCATCATGGcccgccaccgccgtcgCACAACAGACAtcatgatgacgacgatgcgATGGAcattgaggaggatgacgcgGGGGATGACAAGAAATATTGCTCGTGTCGGAACGTGAGCTATGGGAACATGGTGGCGTGTGATAATGATGATTGTCCGTATGAGTGGTTTCATTGGGGGTGTGTTGGGTTGAAGAGCGAGCCGAACGGGACGTGGTTTTGTCCTGACTGTAGTCGGGCCGCGGCTGGGGGGGATAATAGGaagaaggttgttggtggagggggagggggagggggtgggcaTGGGAGTAGgccgggtggtgggggggttggtgttggggcaTGAGGAGGGTTGATAAGCAGGTGTTTTTTGGAATGTAGCGAGGATTTAACATAGACGGTGAAAGATGTCAAACTGGGTACTTGTAGAGAGGCGTTTGATGTTTTGTGATTAAATTGTTCAGGGTGTAAATATATGCTTGTTGTGTATGTTTGTTGTTCATTGTCAATCTAACCTGCGAGAGCGAGCTGCATTAGGGGGGGGAGTTAATCAACACTACACCTAAAAATTTCAATAGACGGCTTAGGTTAGAATACCTGCTCACCCGTCGCTGCATGTTTATTGGACCACGTATACAATCTGAAACTACACCATTCATCGTGCCCAAACGGCATGTACGTCGTGAAATACCTAAAGAAAAGTTCGTGTGATATTACACTGCTAGGCTGTTAAGCCTCACGACTAGGGCGGACTAGGGCGGGCACACTTGCCCCCAGAACATGTTATGACAAAAGGTAGCTGGTTCAAAGAACCGGGAGTGTATTCATGGGCTTGTTCCAATATTTGCTGCTACCTATCTTGGTGTTTATGATGCTCTTGAAACACAAGAGACTGGACACTTTTCTTTTGAACAACATGAGACGAAATGCTGGGACGACTTCAGGCCGTACAACAGAAGTGCACAAACATAACCCCGGGATGAGCAAGAATGGAAGGAGTAATAAAGAAAGTTTCAAGGGCATCGTCTGCTCAAAGTAGCTCTCCTCACAAAAGCCAACCCAAGCACAAGATAATGTCATTCATATTCACCAATCACAAGCAGAGCAATATCATAAAAACAAATTCTACAGGCTACCATTTACTATCCCATATCTTCCACAGGATCAAGCCTTCCGTgtgtattttttttcttccccaaccttcAACCACCGGGCAAAAGATACCCTGCCCTCAGATTACTTTttaaacaacaaaaaaaaacacaagtAATCCGTCCAAGTCCTTTCCCGTCTTTCCCACAACTCAAGGCTTAGAACTCGCCATGGTATATCTACGCAATCCTGTTTCAAGGTGATGTCCAACCTGCAACAGAAGCAACAAAACCCAGCCAGTACTGTTAACGGCAACACAAAAACCAAACGCTATGTCCCTGCCCGATCCTAACAAAAAACACCTTAATGCTCAAGCAGACGCAAGCTACCCTGGACGACAACGTTCTCGAGGATGGATCCTGGGGGAATGTCGATGGTCTGACCCTCTGTCGCCACAATGATGACGGTACCCTTGAGGACGACACCGCGGCCAAGGTTGACCGCaccggtgatggtgaggtggtcaAGCTCAATGATCTTGGGGATGCTGGGGATGCGCTTCTGGAAGTCGGACACCTTCTTGaagtcaccaccaagctTGATCAGAGGAGCATCACCGAAGCGGGCTGTGCTCATCTGGAGCTGGCCGTGTTTGACGGTGTAGAGATCAGACTTGACAAGCATCAGATCAGAGCAAGTCTTGACGGGCAAGAAGCGGCGACGGGGAACGTTGACACCGTGGGCGTTCTTGAAGTGCTTGAtggcagcaccaacagcGGTCTCCAGCTGGAGAATGCTAATGTCCGACTCGCCCTTCTTATCACCGGGGATGGTCTTGCCGTTGGGAATGATCTCCATCTCGAGCTCGTTATTCTCGACGACGCGCTTGATGGCCTTGACGTTCATCCagatgttgttggtgttgaagtaCTTGAACTTCTTGATGGACTTGAACTCGTTGACATGCTCCTTGGGGACCTGGGCGATTTCGAGAAGGCGGACGCTGCCCTCGTAGTCAATGATGGTACCACCCTTGACATcggccttggtcttgttggtcAACTCCATGATGTACTCGGCTTCGCTCTCAACCATGTGCTGGAGAATGCGGAGATCAACAACGGCGCCGAGGTTGTCAGCGTTGGAAAGGAAGATGATCTCGATGCCACGGTCGAtgagctggtcaagaacaCCAGAGTTGTAGAGGGACTCGAAAACGTCACCGTGTCCGGGGGGATACCAGTCATGGAGAGCAGAGTCAAAGGACTTGgggactgggaggagggagtccTTGAAGATTCTGGGGTACCTCGACTGGTTAAAGGTAAGAATGTCGACGTTATGACCCTCATACTTCTTGATAATCGCCGCGGTATCATCGTGGGTGTTGAAAGAGTTCATGAGGAGAATGGGAACGTTGGAGCCGTAGCTGCGGTTGAGGTGCTCGACCTGGCGGACGGACATGTCAAGGAAAGACATGCCATCACGGACCTCGATGACCGACTTGGGACCAACGCAACCCATGGAGGTACCGAGACCACCGTTGAGCTTGAGAACAGCAAGcttgttgaggaagccaaCAGACTCGGAGTGGGCCAAGTCCTCGTAATCGACGACCTGGCCAGCAGCGGGAGGAGCAATGCGGTCCCACGAGCTATTCATTCCTGTCAGCCACATGATCTTTGTTCACCAATTCTGAGGAACACATACACCTCGTTGCCCTTAGCCTTGTCATTGAGATAACGGCggaacaaggagaagaagttgtCCATCTCGGTCTCgaacagcttcttctccttggggtCCTTCACGGTctcggcgaggttggtgagagCATTGCGCATctgggcagcagcaatgtTGGTCGAGGTGTTCTCGAAAGCCTGGTGGAAAATTGCGGGTTAGTCTGACGTCATTGAAGCCATTGTGCCAGTGCATGACAAAAAGAAACCCATTaatgctgttgttgtcccCTCGACGGACAGCCCCGGCCCCATATTGTCCACAGCGGTATTCTCTCGGAGTTATTACGGATAGATTGTTCGTGCACAGCTTGTCCAACAGTTGGGATCCTGTCTTGGGAAGGGCCGGGAGATTGCGCCGTTGGAGCAGCTCCACCTTTCGAGTCGGACAACAAGGCAGTTCGGGAGACAGAGCGGGTGACCGGGCCGTGTTCTTtttcggtgatgatgttggtgaacCCGTGACAGGCGAATGATGCACGTCACAGAAGCAGTTGCTCGCTTGTGCCACGGGCTGGAGCAAGCCGTGGTCCTGCTCGGATCCTCCTTTGTTGGGGAGCGGCACCGACTCTGCAGAACCCGTCCTCGCACTCGTCCAAGAGAACAACACACCAGCAGAAGGGATGGAAATAGGAGGTGTGCAAAAACTAACCATGTGGGAACGAGTCTTGCCATGATGTCTCTTGGCAAACTCCTGCTCGTCGCCGTTGCCGGGCTtgaggtgggatgggagagCGCTCTTAATCGCCTGTGCCATTTTCGCCGTGTGATTGGTGAAGATGCTTTGGGCGGACTGGAAGAATGGGAGAGCTATGCTGGCggtgagaagaggaaaagagaaaaaagtgGTTTGGTTGAAGAGGTGTTGGGAGGAAGTTCGATGACGATGGAGGGGGAAGTTACAGATGTAGTAGCTGTTGGGCAGGTGCTGTTTTACGAGATAAATTAGCCGGTTGACGTAATAAAAGGAGTTGACAGGCCTTGAAATAGGAGCAGGATCAACCTGGATAGACCCTCTTTCCTGCAGTGGAACTGGCGAATTGCAAGCAATCAcatggaggaagggggtggaagcTCGAGATGAACAGATCCAGATGAGGGCGGGGGgcggaagagggggaggggttccCAACATCCAGGTAGCTCCAACTTTCAAGTAACCTGGAAGACGTACCTGTAACTATTCTCAAGCTTGCAGCAGCTCCGACGGTTCACAGTGGTTTGAACCTTGAGGATGGACGGatggaaagagaagaaggacgtGGAATGCAGAGCTCAAGAGGGTGCCCCTGAGTCTTGAAGGTTTTAATACCTGAGTAGCAGGTGGTGAGTTACGAATGTCGGCCAGGAGAAGCATTGGGCCATAGCAGCTCAATCGGGCAAAAAGGTATTGTTAGTGCATCAGGTACCCCAACTGCCGCTCCTGTCAGACGAGGATCACTTCTGCGAGTGGCGTCACCACAGGCAGGGGCATCTTGATACCACAActgaccacccaccaccagctgaGCCTCGAGTTTTCCGCCAATTCTCACGGCACGGAACCCAATGGTAGGTGCAGGAGCTTTGCAGCTCTTCAACGTTGCTGCACTGTTTGATCCGTGTCACGGTGACATGTTGTCTGATTTCTGAAGCGCAACTCCCGCGCCGGAAATCGCGGGGTACTAACTAGGCTTCGATACTTATGGAGCCAACCTATAGAATTGATGCCGTCACAGTAACCTGTTGCCTGGTCCTGCTGTTGACAGTTGCACAAAGAAATCAGAAGAACCATCCGGTGCTGAGATATCCTCCGATATATCAAGTCGCATGAACACGCCGCCTTCTCAAAACTGAAGTGCTGAACAAGCCTCGTCCTTCCATCGACGAAGTCTGGATATGAATATTGGCCTGTGCCGCCTGGTACCCGATTCCTTAACAGCTGGGCCAAAACTACCCCTCTCCCACACGGTAGCATTTCCAGGAAGCCCCTGCTGGTTGCCATGGTGTCTGGCAAACCCGAGAACTAAAGCTTCAGCCCAACGGGAGCTAAAAACAGATGATGGGCTCGCTGTCATAACCCAAGTTCCACAGCCCATCAACCGGGAAATTTGATGCCGTCCCGATCAGGAGTCGAGGCGCCTCAGTTATTCGCCAGGCAAACGGCGAGCGGAATGCTGCTTGGAATTGTTTTATTGCCATGTCAATATCTCTCCTATCTGAagggcgtttttttttccttttttttgttggtggcGGGCTGTCGAGTAGATCCAGCCACTATCACGAGCTGTCAGATataaaacaccaccacaagatATCAGACCTCCTTTCAGCTCCCCCAACTCGGCCCGTTATCGTCCAGAGCCCTTTCAGAGGGAGGGAATAAAGGCAACGTCGTATTTTCTGGAAAATATCGCATCTCGCCACGAAAATGACGGGCCAGTGTCCCTCGTTCCGAGCTCCACCAGGTTTTTATTGAGAACGGTCGCTTCGTGAGTTGACGGCTTCCAGATGCAAGGCATCAAGAAAGGAGGTGCAAGGCTGCCCAGCTGCTACCCCCAGCACTGCCGCAAAATGAATGGGTCCTAGAACAGATGCATGGAATCTCGGAATCTCGCGATCGCGCTCCGCCGATGAAGAAAGGGACCCACGTGGGGAAAGGAGCCAAGTTGTTTTGTCTCTCCTTTTCGACGAAGCGTGATATCGGTACCCGAGACATTTTCGTCAGTTCCTTGAGTGAGGGACATGACGAAAGTCATTACCACTTTTCGGTTGCCGTGTATCGTTATCTCTCTCAGTCATGCCGATCCGGTCAATATATCTTTTGCAATATGC
It contains:
- a CDS encoding uncharacterized protein (EggNog:ENOG503NU8J; COG:S), with the translated sequence MSLHRVASLETFAILPTDQRSRRSSDASARARKLTFNPLPQEWDPPAGLDQLHAVGAFEVPRWKRLLQVAAAVFYCLFASGVVFGYAAIKPVLKSEGAYKDICSAPGGLVSEDTCIEIHLNLMFTVAAVATNVAALPIGAILDHYGPRVCGVLGSLFLAIGAALMANESRLPFDGLLFGYLFLALGGPFTYISSFQLSNAFPKNSGLILALLTGAFDASSALFLVYRIVFQKSEGAFGHQRFFMVYLIVPVVIIILQFTLMPSQSYKTVGELVEEIEEPVAEEPDDQVDEETALLQEEERQHRADVIEGLQNVLGSAKADKQAKREERKNEISGVWGVMHPYTSWEQIKSPWFILICAFTVIQMTRINYFVATIRAQYEAIFGSIEKAAEINEFFDLALPIGGILSIPFIGMILDHTSTVTVLACLVTCATTIGVLGIIPQTWAAYGNICLFVLYRPFYYTAVSDYSAKVFGFRTFGKVYGTIICLSGVFNFSQSGLDFLFHQTFKGNPLPVNVMLLSLGLAVGLGLVGFVAIKAKMIKRKMLSEEAYGAFSDPRWNH
- the HOS2 gene encoding histone deacetylase (EggNog:ENOG503NWW7; COG:B), translated to MGSFRHQGLFKISAQHPRRQGPYFFRRKLVPKPFTHLRFSSHLTQTHHHFEMMDVDSYRWRPPKTNYLPHNIDMDPVVEEFEIPLGRASDHENAAYFEKMKLAAQEFNIVRPKGYTVSYHATSEMEKHHFGQTHPMKPWRLTLTKSLVTAYGMPFAMDNYNTRHATYEELNSFHSSDYLDYLATAAPEDQPRDLDNPDKDVKFNLGGSDCPLFHGLYDYCSMSAGTSLDAARKICNKQSDIAIAWGGGLHHAKKSEASGFCYINDIVLAILQLLRLYPRVLYIDIDVHHGDGVEEAFFSTDRVMTVSFHKYQPEVFFPGTGGLNDNGPKSEHNPGAHHAINVPLNDGITDEQYEHLFKSIIGQVNTTFRPSAIALQCGADSLAGDRLGRFNLKVEGHAACVRFCKSLGIPMILFGGGGYTPRNVARAWAYETSIAIGADQNIPAEIPQHAPWRQHFVHETLFPTLEQSMSEPRNNKNTEKRLRDIVAHVHEQLRFVQHAPSVQSSIIPPDLGPVRDEVEERLKEERGEREGDEVERRVKEQGLGVEGEMAV
- a CDS encoding uncharacterized protein (EggNog:ENOG503NYCY; COG:B), whose product is MPRDDLSIDFVRKMPPVEQLDPALVLDEFINRAQNLPEEVRFMQEELRDKELRYTALNKEKDELDERLQKWIKAHGSHQPNPKEAEIRAKALKNYDLLQQLSDEKLALSAKVLQAIEKHTRHLDIQIKMLYDRNEPGFADPDELPSLIRPSAANITNSPIVRPPSGTNGSSLNHLANSVSQSSMRGSNSQIRNTQAQHHGSASAPATPAASMIMNRQAREGSAGPPKRGPRLNTSISNLPTTSSGLARHSSLGPGTPKGHTTAAGNQRAGSAGPRASSKASGSGVANRKAGTPSSSSGRISASHKKGSSLGGNDPRSGTANKSGLSRVKRAAKNSPSSTAESELSDAESAVSGEESDAAPSRNSTGNNARGTPSLPRQNSGSHQSLGNQPTSSSTKNSPHAAHVHKAGGGGPGNHHGPPPPSHNRHHDDDDAMDIEEDDAGDDKKYCSCRNVSYGNMVACDNDDCPYEWFHWGCVGLKSEPNGTWFCPDCSRAAAGGDNRKKVVGGGGGGGGGHGSRPGGGGVGVGA